Proteins encoded by one window of Leopardus geoffroyi isolate Oge1 chromosome X, O.geoffroyi_Oge1_pat1.0, whole genome shotgun sequence:
- the ARSH gene encoding arylsulfatase H produces MMWPFRKWTCWLSVHLWCLFGGLSSALMTRNSRPNIVLLMADDLGVGDVCCYGNNTVSTPNIDRLASEGVRLTQHLAAASVCTPSRTAFLTGRYPVRSGMASPFNLNRVLTWLGGSGGLPTNETTFAKLLQHRGYRTGLIGKWHQGLSCASRNDHCYHPLNHGFDYFYGLPFGLLSDCQASRTPELHRWLRIKLWMSTAVLGLVPVLLLVPKYARWFPVPWKVLLALGLLAFVFFLSWYSSYGFTRRWNCILMRNHDIVQQPMREERVTSLLLKEALAFIDRYKRGPFLLFVSFLHVHTPLITKEKFVGHSKYGLYGDNVEEMDWMVGRILEALDRERLSNHTLVYFTSDNGGRLEVQEGGAQLGGSNGIYKGGKGMGGWEGGIRVPGIFRWPTVLEAGKVIDEPTSLMDIYPTLSYVGGGILPQDRVIDGRNLMPLLEGRVSHSDHEFLFHYCGVYLHTARWHQKDCATVWKVHYVTPKFSPDGADACYGSGICSCSGDVTYHDPPLLFDISRDPSEARPLSPDNEALFDSVVKKIEAAIKEHRRTLTPVPQQFSVFNTIWKPWLQPCCGTFPFCGCDKEDDILSTAW; encoded by the exons ATGATGTGGCCATTCCGTAAGTG GACCTGCTGGCTGTCCGTTCACCTCTGGTGCCTGTTTGGGGGCCTGAGCTCAGCGCTGATGACGAGGAATTCAAGGCCCAATATTGTGCTCCTGATGGCGGATGACCTCGGGGTGGGAGATGTCTGTTGCTACGGCAATAACACAGTGAG CACACCGAATATCGACCGCCTGGCGAGTGAGGGCGTGCGGCTCACCCAGCACCTGGCGGCCGCGTCTGTGTGCACCCCGAGTAGGACTGCCTTCCTGACCGGCCGGTACCCTGTCAGATCAG GGATGGCGTCTCCCTTCAACCTGAACCGCGTCCTTACCTGGCTCGGAGGCTCGGGCGGTCTGCCCACCAACGAAACCACCTTCGCCAAGCTGCTACAACATCGGGGCTATCGCACGGGACTCATAG GCAAATGGCACCAGGGCTTGAGCTGCGCCTCTCGGAACGACCACTGTTACCACCCGCTCAACCACGGCTTCGACTACTTCTATGGGCTGCCCTTTGGGTTGCTCAGTGACTGCCAGGCGTCCAGGACCCCCGAGCTGCACCGCTGGCTGCGTATAAAGCTGTGGATGTCCACGGCGGTCCTCGGCCTCGTGCCCGTGCTGCTGCTCGTCCCCAAATACGCCCGCTGGTTCCCCGTGCCCTGGAAGGTCCTCCTGGCCCTGGGCCTGCTGGCCTTCGTCTTCTTCCTGTCCTGGTACTCCAGCTACGGGTTCACGAGACGCTGGAACTGTATCCTGATGAGAAATCATGACATCGTCCAGCAGCCCATGCGCGAGGAGCGGGTAACCTCCCTCCTGCTCAAGGAGGCCCTCGCCTTTATCGACAG GTATAAACGcggccccttcctcctcttcgtGTCCTTTCTGCACGTGCACACCCCACTGATCACCAAAGAGAAGTTTGTGGGGCACAGCAAATACGGGCTCTATGGAGATAACGTCGAGGAAATGGACTGGATGGTGG GTAGGATCCTGGAGGCCCTGGACCGGGAGCGCCTGTCCAATCACACGCTGGTGTACTTCACGTCGGACAACGGGGGTCGCCTGGAGGTGCAGGAAGGCGGGGCCCAGCTGGGCGGCTCCAACGGCATCTACAAAG GTGGCAAAGGAATGGGCGGATGGGAGGGGGGCATTCGTGTCCCAGGAATATTCCGGTGGCCGacggtcctggaggctgggaaagtgATTGACGAACCAACAAGCCTAATGGACATTTATCCGACACTGTCTTATGTAGGTGGAGGGATATTGCCCCAGGACAG AGTGATTGATGGCCGGAATCTAATGCCCTTGCTGGAAGGCAGGGTATCCCACTCGGACCATGAGTTCCTCTTCCACTACTGTGGGGTCTACCTGCACACAGCCAGGTGGCATCAGAAGGACT GTGCAACGGTATGGAAGGTCCATTACGTGACTCCCAAATTCTCCCCGGACGGAGCTGATGCCTGCTATGGAAGTGGAATATGTTCATGTTCTGGAGATGTCACCTACCATGATCCTCCACTGCTCTTTGACATCTCAAGAGACCCTTCTGAGGCCCGGCCTCTTAGCCCTGACAATGAAGCCTTATTTGACTCAGTGGTCAAGAAAATCGAGGCGGCCATAAAAGAGCATCGCAGGACTCTCACACCTGTCCCACAGCAGTTCTCTGTGTTCAACACCATTTGGAAACCGTGGCTGCAGCCCTGCTGTGGGACTTTCCCTTTTTGTGGGTGTGACAAAGAAGATGACATCCTCTCTACGGCTTGGTGA